The Priestia koreensis genomic interval GCAAGCCTGTCGCGACAGTTAGAAGAAATAAAACGAGTATTTCCAGGTGAAGAAGAACACTTCATGCAGTTTATGGAGGATATGAAAACCAGATTTTCTATCGGCAAGCGCGCCTTTTTAGAAAAGGACTTCATTAATAAGCGAGATTTTTGGACGCTTGAAAACCTTAAGAATCTGTGGAAGCTAAAAGCGTATCAAACCGTTCATAGTATGACCGCAAGTCATTTCAGTGACTCAAAGTTGCAAGAGGCGTATTCACTTCAGACCCTTTATGTGGGAGGAAACCCGTATTCTTCACCTGCCATGTATTCATTAATTCCTTACAGTGAGCATGAGCACGGCATTTACTATCTTAAGGGAGGATATGCGAGCTTAGTAGAGGTGCTAGAACGAGAGCTTAGAAGACGAAATGTTCCGATCCACCTCAATCATAAAGTAGACAAATTGATGTTACACGGAAATCGAGCACAAGGAATTGTAGCAAATGGCAAAAAGCGTATGTTTCATTCGGTTATATTAAACGGGGATTTCCCTAAAACAGCAAGCATTACTGAAAAGCAGGAAAAATCATATATTCCGTCTTCTGGATGTGTATTATTTTACTTTGGTTTAAATAGACGGTACGATCAAGGTAATATTCACCAGTTTTTTATGAGCCCTGACTTTCATCACCATATGAAACAAGTGTTTAAGTCAAAGGAAATACCAGATGCGCCGTCCTTCTATGCATTCAATCCCTCGAAGATTGATCCAACATTGGCACCAGAAGGAAAAAGTGTTCTATATGTGCTGGTACCTGTTCCATCTGGGACTCATATTGATTGGAGCAAGCAAGAAGCGTTTAAGGAAAAGATGCTTCAAGAGATTGAGGAGCGAGCGTTTCCTGGTATAAAAGAAGCGACAGATTGGATGGAGATTCGAACTCCTAACGAAGCGGAGCGTTTTGGTTTGTATCAGGGCGGAAGTTTTGGAATCGCACCTGAGCTACGTCAATCGGGTGTATTCAGACCTCAAGTAAAGCCTTATTCATATGACAATGTATTTGCGGTAGGAGCTTCTGTACATCCTGGAGGAGGTATACCTATTGTCATGCAGGGGGCAAAGCTTTTAGCAGATTATATAGCGCGAGAAAAGCATGCAATTATGAAGGGAGGCACCATTCATGAAGTCCATAGAGAAAGCATACCAACAGTGTGAAAAAATTATTGCACACCACTCGAAAACGTTTTATAAAGCTTTTTCTTTGTTACCGAAAAAGCAACGAAATGCTGTCTGGGCGGTTTATGCTTTTTGCCGTCGAGTAGATGATATTGTTGATGAAGGGAATGCGCCTTTACAAGAGTTACAGGCTTTTGAACAGGAATTTTCTCTTTTTAAACAAGGGAAATTACTCCATGATGATATGTGGGT includes:
- a CDS encoding phytoene desaturase family protein — its product is MKAAVVGGGVGGLITALLLTKQGIKVEIFEKESRLGGRLAFVERNGYRIDEGPTIVLLPEMLTSILEEAGISSDQYELVKCDPLYSLNYPDGTVYTKYASLSRQLEEIKRVFPGEEEHFMQFMEDMKTRFSIGKRAFLEKDFINKRDFWTLENLKNLWKLKAYQTVHSMTASHFSDSKLQEAYSLQTLYVGGNPYSSPAMYSLIPYSEHEHGIYYLKGGYASLVEVLERELRRRNVPIHLNHKVDKLMLHGNRAQGIVANGKKRMFHSVILNGDFPKTASITEKQEKSYIPSSGCVLFYFGLNRRYDQGNIHQFFMSPDFHHHMKQVFKSKEIPDAPSFYAFNPSKIDPTLAPEGKSVLYVLVPVPSGTHIDWSKQEAFKEKMLQEIEERAFPGIKEATDWMEIRTPNEAERFGLYQGGSFGIAPELRQSGVFRPQVKPYSYDNVFAVGASVHPGGGIPIVMQGAKLLADYIAREKHAIMKGGTIHEVHRESIPTV